Genomic segment of Agrobacterium larrymoorei:
CCGCTTCGAAAAGCGCCTCACTCCCGATGCCAACAGCCAGTGTGCCGCCGCAAGGGAGAGTGAGGCGAAGTAGGCGGGAGATGGACAGCCCCGCCTGTTCGTAAAATCAGAGTTGAGCTTTCGAGTGACGCGGTGTTTCCGCAATTCTGCTGACCCTGCCCTCACCCGTCACGCCCTTGGGCTTCCAGCGCTCCACCTGCCGTGCCGAGAGCAAAACGGCGATTGCAAAGCCCGCATAAACGGGCGAAGCCAGCGCATCCAGAACCATATTGTGATTGGTCATGTTGACCCCTCCATCGCTTCGATGAAGGCAGTCTAGCCGCGGCGAACGGACTGAACTTGACCGAGATCAAGCCGGTAGAAGGGCGATTTGACGCAGGCTGTGCTTTGATGTCGGCAAGATTTTCGACGCAGCAGGCCACAAAAATCATTCCCCGGCTCTCCGCCGCCGAGTTTCCAAACAGACTCTTAGATACCAGCGCCGCTGAGGTTCTGGTTTTCAAAAACGCGGATGCTGTTGCGACCGCTTTTCTTTGCCTGATACATGGCAGCATCGGCCTTTGCGAGAAGGCTTTCCGGTGTCTCGCCATCCGAAGGGTAGAAGGCCGTGCCGGAAGAACAGGTGACGCTGATCGAGCCGGTTTCCAGCGGAATCGGCTGGCCTGCAAGGCCACGTATTTCCTCCAGCCGCGCCAGAATACCCGCCTCGTCATGTCTTGGATTGCTGAAGATGATGGCGAATTCATCACCCCCCAGTCGCACGGCAATATCGGATGCGCGAATACAGCTGGAGATCCGCTCTGCCACGCAGCGCAGAACTTCGTCGCCGGTGGCGTGTCCATAGACATCGTTGATCTGCTTGAAATTATCGAGATCGATATAGGTGATCGCGACAAGGCGGCTCTCGCGCTTGGCCTCATGCAGCGCCCGGCGGAACTGGCTCCAGAACAGGTTGCGATTGGACAGGCCCGTCAGCGGATCGTGATGGGCCATGAAATGCACCCGGTCTTCGGCGCGGCGGCGGTCGATGGCGATACCGGCGATATTGGTCGCCATATCGATGATTTCCTTCTCCAGCTCCGAAGGCATCCGCACGGTTCCCGAATAAAGCGCGAAGGTGCCGAGCAGCACGCCGTTATTACCGGTAATCGGTGTGGACCAGCAGGAGCGAAGCCCGTGGCGCATCACGATCTCGACGAAATCTTCCCAGAGCGGATCCTGAAACGTATCGCTGACATAAACCGCCTCGCGCCGCCATGCAGCCGTTCCGCAGGAGCCGACTTTCGGGCCAACGGCAACGCCATCCACCAGCGAAACATAGCTTTCCGGCAGGGTTGGCGCAGCCCCGTGGCGCAGCCGCGCGGTCTTGTCATCCAAAAGAAGAACGGAACCCCGGACATTGTCCAGCAAGCGCTCCACCGTGCGGACCAGTGCATCCAGCACCGCTGGCAGCGGCTCGCCATGCACGATCATTTCCAGCAGGCTTGCATGGCTCTTGCGCAGCGTTTCCTGCCGTTTGGCAGCGGTAATATCGCGCGAAATGCCTGCAAGGCCAATGATAGCGCCCGCCTCGTCCCGCACGGGTATACGCGTGCCGGAATACCAGCGCACGCTACCCTCCGGCCCGACGACGCGCTGTTCCGCATTGTAAAGCCCCACGCCCTTGGCCATGATGCCCTGATCCATCTCATGTATGCGCCGCGCAGTCTCGCCGGAGGTGAGATCGAAGATCGATAGTCTGCGACCCTTTATGTAATCCTTGTCGTGCCCCAGACAGGCAAGGGCTGCCGCGTTCATATAGGTGTAGTATCCCTCACGGTCCTTGATGAAGACCATTTCAGGAATATTGTCCAACAGGTAAGTCAAACGACTGTCGAGTGTGTCAGAGACAAGTATGTCCAGCAAAGGATCTTGTACTCTGGACATGCGAATGCCCTGTTCCTCACGCATTGCGCAAGCGCCCCCAAAAAACACGGTCCCTATCCGCTATCGCCCAATCAGCGGAGCATTATCATCATTCTGGACAATTCAACTGCGCCCATAATGAAGCACATTTGCTTATGCTCAATTAATATATTCTACAACAGTCTCACTATCCGTAAATATATCCCGAATTGGGACTGTCTCGAAATTGCAACCTCAAATACATATTTCATTAGCATTCGGCAATTGAAAGCTACGCATAATTCAGAAAAAATCATCGAAAACCCCTTTCCTCAAGCCTTTCGTTTCTTGGCAAGCAAATCTAGTTTGCGTGCAGCATAGGAAGGGGCTTCGAGAATGCTGACAATTTATGGAGTATATCGTTCACGCGCCACACGCACGCTGTGGCTTGCTGGCGAACTGGGTATTGAATTCAAACATGTGCCAGTCATTCAGGCGCGCCGCGTGGCAGACCCGCTGGCAGTAGATGCGCCGCTCAACACGCTGACACCTTCCTATCTTGCCGTGAACCCCATGGGCACTATTCCCTGCATCGATGATGAGGGCATGGTTCTGTATGAATCCATGGCAATCAGCCTTTATCTTGCCCGCAAGCATGGCGGAGCGCTGGCGCCTGCCGATCTGGCGGAAGATGCGCATATGATGCAGTGGTCCTTCTTCGCGGCAACCGAGATCGAGGCGAATGCGCTGAAAATCTCGTCAACCTTTGCAGAAGGACTGGGAGACAGCGAAACCGGCAAGGCCGTGATCGAAGTGGCAGCCCGTATGTTGCGCCGCCCCTTCCGCGTGCTGGAACAGCACCTCTCGGACAAGGAGTATCTGGTTGGCGACCGCTTTACCGTGGCGGATATCAATGCTGCGGAAGTGGTTCGCTATGCCCACGCGCACGCCCCATTGTTCGACGCGCACCCTGCCGTCAAAGCATGGCTGGAACGCTGCCAGGCCCGCCCGGCATTCAAGGCCATGTGGGATGCCCGCACGGCAGAACCTGCCTGATATTTAAGAGAGGGCTGACGTCACTCTGATATCGCCGACATGGATGCCGTTCCAGTTCTTCATGGAGCGGTTTGCCATGGAGAGAAGCGCTGCCTGTTCGGCGCTGTCCTTTTCGAAGTAGCGCGCCAGAAGCGCTGCAATCATTGCTTCGGCGGCGCGCGTGGTGCCGTCCTCGCATTTTACCGCAATGGAAATGCCCTGCTCTGGCAGCACACCGACGAATACGCCTTCCGCGCCCGTCTTGGCGAAGATCTTGCCGGGTGCGATTTCCATCAGCTTCGTGCAGGTGCGGCCCGTGCCCGCAACATAGAATGGCTCCGCCATGCAGGCATCGATCAGGCGGCGCGAGGCCTTGGCGCGCACAGGCTCCAGTCCTTGACCTGTCGCCATCTTCGCAAAGCCATGCGCCAAAGCCTTCAGCGGCACTGCGTAAGTGGGGATGGAGCAGCCGTCCACGCCGCAATTATCCTGCGCAATCGCCGTGCCTGTCAGGCGTTCCATCGTGGTGCGGATTTCGCGCTGCAAGGGATGTTCGTAATTCACATATCCCTTCGTCTCGATGTCGTTATGGCAGCAGGCGCAGATGAAGCCGGAATGCTTGCCGGAGCAGTTGTTGTGCAGCGCGGTCGGCTTGTCCATCCCACGCGCCTGCTGGATCAACGCCTTCTGGTCCAGCGACCAGTGCGCGCCGCATTCCAGCGTCTCCACATCCTTGCCCGCCCGCGCCAGCATCGAGGCCGCCAATTCCACATGCGCATCTTCGCCCGAATGCGAGGCACAGGAAAGTGCAAGCTCGCGATTGCCGAAGCCATAGGCATCCGCGGCACCGCTTTCGACAAGAAACAGCGCCTGCATTGCCTTGCAGGCCGAACGCGGGAAGACGCCGCTTTCCACATCGCCAGCGGCAAACAGGGTCTTGCCATTTCCATCCACCACCACCGCCATGCCCTTATGGCGGCTTTCGACGAGATTTCCGCGCGTGACTTCTACGGTAACGGGGTTGTGCATGCTGCTGGCCTCAAAAAATTCGAAATTGCGACTGTTCTTACCTAAATCAGCCGCATGATGCACGGGGCCATCTCATTGAAATTTGCCAAACGGTTTTTCGCTGTCGTCTTCATCATCTATCTCCTGCCCGCTCTGGCCTCCGCCGGATTATGGGCCATGAAGGAGCACCCAACGGGCTATCGCAACGCGCGCTGGTCTTCCGCGGGCATTCTGCCGGAAGCGCCCGCAGACAAACCGGCTGCGATCTACATCTATTCAGCCATGACCGGCGGCTTCAAAGGCTCCATCGCCAGCCATGCATGGATCGTCATGAAGCCGGAAAATGCCACGAGCTACGAGCGTTACGACAAGGTCGGCTGGGGCACGCCCATTCGCCGCAACGCCTATGCGCCAGACGCCTACTGGTATTCCAACATGCCGCGCAAGGTACTGGAACTGCATGGCGACGAGGCCGAAAGGCTGATCCCGAAAATACAGAAAGCGATTGCGGATTATCCCTATGGCAAGGCTGGCGGATACCGCATCTATCCCGGCCCGAACTCCAATACCTTCGTCGCCCATGTGCTGCGCAGCGTGCCGGAGCTTGGCGTGGTCTTGCCACCGGATGCGGTGGGCCGCGATTATTTGCCCAATGGTGAGTTCTTCCACATTGCCGATGACTGGAAGGATGCGAGCTTCTCGCTGGGCGGCTTCTTCGGCGTTTCTCTGGGCGCGCGCAGTGGCTTCGAGGTGAACTTCCTCGGCCTCGTTGCCGGTCTGGATATTCAGCACCCCGGCCTCAAAATCCCCGGTCTTGGGTATTTCGGCGTCAATTCCTTCGAGCCTGCGCCGGAGCGAAAGCCGGTTTCGGCTTAAGCGCCTGTTTCCGGCGCACGCGGATGGCTGGCCCGCTTGGCCCTTATCCCTTGCGCGATAAAGACACGCGACAGGCCATGATAGAGCGGCTCCGCTGAAATCAGGCGTGACGTGCCATAGCCGAGCATGGATGCGGCCATGATGGCGATGACGCCATCATGATTGCCGGTCATTTCCAGAATGATGACGAATGCCGTCATCGGTGCCTGCACCACGCCCGCGAAATATCCTGCCATTCCGAGGATTGCGCCGAGCCCGATGCTGGTGCCGAGTACGCTTGAGACGGTGCTGCCAAAACCCGCGCCGACGGACAGCGACGGCGCAAAAATGCCGCCCGGGATGCCCGACATCATGGCGAGGAAGGTGCTAGCGAGCTTTTCAAGGAAGTAAAGCGATGGCGCTGCTTCTCCCTCGATGGCTGCGCGCGCCTGTTCATAGCCCGTGCCGAATGTTGCGCCGCCGGTGGCGACACCGATGATGGCCGAAGCGAGCCCGCAGATACCCGCCACGATCAGCATACGCTTCAGCGGAACCGTGTGTGCCCAGCGGCGGACGCGCTGCGAGACCCTGAGAGCGCCCGCGCTGAACAGCGCGCCGAAAAGTCCGCCGCCAATGCCGCAGATGACGACAAGGCCCCAATCGGCCGCCGACTGCATCAGCACTGTGCTCGTACCGAAATAGGTGTAGCTGCCGACCAGCCCGAGCGAGGCCATGCCGGACAGGATGACGGCCGTCAGCACCAGCCCGTTGGCGCGCGATTCGTAGGTGCGGCTCATCTCCTCGATGGCGAAGACGATACCCGCAAGCGGCGTATTGAAGGCCGCCGCGATACCAGCCGCCGATCCGGCCAGGATCAATCCCCTCGCCTGTGCCATGCCGCCAATGCGCGCCGCCTGTAACATGATCGAGGCCCCGACCTGCACCGTCGGCCCTTCGCGACCGATGGATGCGCCCGATAGCAGGCCCGCAATCGTCAGTACGATTTTCCCGACGGCAAGCTTCAGCGACAGCAGCCGCGAACGATCCTCATCATCATGAAAGTGCCGGGCGGCGATGGCCTGCGGAATACCACTTCCGCCGGAATTCGGGAAGACAACCATGGCCAGCCACGCGCAGAGCATGAAGCCGAGCGGTGTGATGATGAGCGGAAGCAGAAAGGTCCACTCTCCAGACGTCGTGGTTGACAGGAAAAGGTGCTGCGCCCAATCCGCCGCCTTGGCAAAACCAACGCTGATGATGCCAACCGCCAGAGCACCGATCCAGAACACGGCACGCGGTTTCCAGATGCGCCAGGAACCCCAGACGACACGGGAGCGACGCACCATTTTCATTTTCTTGTATTTGGCAGGCATTGAGGGTCCAGACATTTTTTTGTTCGGCTAAATGACGCGCGTCAGGAATAGCTCGTTATCTGCCCCCCTTCCGGTGATTACAACCGTGTCTTTGACATTTGTCGAGAAAAGGAAGAGGATGGCGCATCGCATTTGCAATGCAGGAGACGAACCCATGAGCAAACACATAAAAACCGCCAGCTTGCCTTCGCTCCGCGTCGAGCCGGAATTTCGCGACAAGGCTGAAAGTGTTCTGCGAGAAGGTGAGACGCTTTCCAGCTTTATCGAAGGGGCGGTCCGCAAGCAGGTGGAAATCCGCAAATCGCAAGCGGAGTTTATTGCGCGTGGGTTGGCGGCAAGAGAAGACGCAAAGCGGACCGGGATTTATTACACCGCAGATGAAGTTCTTGGCGAACTCAAAGCCATGTTAGATGCAAAACTTGCTGAAGATAACAAACAGTGACGTATCAAATATTTCTTGCCGAAAAAGCGCGCGACGATATTACGCGCCTGTACAGATATCTTCTGGATTACGATAAGTACGCTGCGAAGCGTGCATACACTGCCATCGAAAAGGGAATCCGCGCTCTTAGCGATTTTCCGATGAGTTGCCGTAAAGCAGATTCCGACAATCCTTTTTTGCGTGAACTCATTATTCCCTTCGGCTCAGCAGGATATGTGGTTCTGTTCGAAATCGAATCCTCGGAACGGATCACTATACTCGCGATCCGCCACCAACGCGAAGACGACTATCACTGACCCCTACCGATCGCTCAATGCAGCGTGCGGATTGACCCAAGGCTCCTGATTGGAGCGCGGCAGCGGCTGGCGTCCCAAAATATGGTCGGCGGCTTTTTCGCCGGTCATGATCGAGGGGCCGTTGAGGTTGCCGTAGGTGACGTGCGGGAAGATGGAGCTGTCTGCTACGCGCAGGCCATCGACGCCGATGACGCGGCATTCGGGATCGACCACGGCAAGTGGATCATCTTTCGCGCCCATGCGGCAGGTGCCGCAGGGGTGGTAGGCGCTTTCCAGATGTTCGCGCAGGAAGGCGTCAATCTCGGCATCCGACTGTACGTTTTCGCCCGGCTGGATTTCGGGTCCGCGAAACTCATCGAACGCCTTCTGGGCGAATATATCTCGCGTCAGTCGCACGCAGTGGCGGAATTTTTCCCAGTCTTCGGCGTGGCTCATATAGTTGAACTGGATGACCGGATCATCCTTCGGATCAGACGAGCGCAGCGTGACATTGCCACGCGATTTCGACAGGTTATAGCCGACATGCACCTGAAAACCGTGGCTTTTCGCCGCCGCCTTGCCGTCATAGGAAATGGCGACGGGCAGGAAATGGAACTGGATATCCGGCTGCTTGAGACCGGGGCTTGAGCGCAGGAAGGCGCAGGCTTCGAATTGGTTGGAGGCACCGAGCCCGCCCTTGGTCATAAGCCATTGTGCGCCGGCCACGCCCTGCCAGAACCATGGCAGCCATGAATAGAGCGAAACCGGCTTGGTGGAGACCTGCTGGAAATAGAACTCCATATGGTCCTGAAGATTGGCACCGACGCCGGGGCGATCCGCTTTCACTTCGATACCCATCTCTGCCAGATGCTGCGCCGGGCCGATGCCTGAAAGCATGAGCAATTTCGGGGAGTTGAAAGAGGATGCGGAGACGATGACTTCGCGGTTCGCCTTGATCGTTTCCACGCCACCGTTGCGCTCGATCTCGACACCCGTTGCACGACCGTTCTCGATCACGATCTTGCGCGCGAAGCCATGGACGAGCGTAACATTGCCGCGCTTCAGCGCCGGGCGCAGATAGGCATTGGCGGCAGACCAGCGGCGACCATTGTGGATGGTCTGCTCCATCAGCCCGAAGCCTTCCTGCTTGGAACCGTTGTAATCTTCCGTCATCTCGAAACCGGCCTGCTGGCCTGCCTGAATGAAGGCGTGGAACAGCGGATTTTTCACCGGTCCACGCTGTACATGCAGCGGCCCATCCGTCCCGCGCCAGCCTTCCTCGCCGCCATGGCTGTGTTCCATGCGCTTGAAGTAGGGCAGCACGTCCGCATATGACCACCCTTGAGCACCCAACTCTTCCCACCGGTTGAAATCCTCCGCATGGCCACGAACATAGACGAGGCCATTGATGGAGGACGAGCCGCCGATGACCTTGCCGCGCGGCGCGGTGATGCGGCGGTTGTTGAGGTTCGGCTCCGGCTCCGAGAGATAACCCCAATTGTAGCGCTTCATGCTCATCGGCCATGCGAGAGCGGCTGGCATCTGGATGAACGGCCCAAAATCCGAACCGCCCGCCTCAATGACGATAACGGAATATCTGCCGTCCTCCGACAGGCGATAGGCCATGGCTGAGCCAGCGGAGCCTGAACCGACTATGACGAAATCTGCCTGTTGCATTCTGGTTATCTCTTGGTTGTGGCCACCTCGCCCTTCGAGGCCCGTTACACGGGCACCTCAGGATGAGGTGGAGAGAACATTGCGTTAAAAATCAGGTGCCTGAAGCGAAGCTGCGACCCACTTTCTTGAAGCTGGGCTTAGGGATGGGGCCGTATTAACTCGACACCTCAAACGCGGCGGCTCCTCTCATCCTCATCCTGAGGTGCCCGTGTAACGGGCCTCGAAGGGCGAGGATGAGCCGACTGGCCGGATACTCCCTTAGCAGGGGAGCGCCGCCTCAATACGGCGCCTCAACCTTCCCCGTTGCGACATAAACCGTCTTCAACTCACTGTAATGATTGAGCGCGGCAGCCGAATTCTCCCGCCCAAAGCCAGACTGCTTCGAACCACCGAACGGCATCTCAACCGGGCAGAGATTATACGTATTGATCCACAACGTACCCGCTTCCAAATGATCCACCACACGATGCGCACGGGAGATATCTGCCGTGAAGACGCCGCCTGCGAGGCCGAATTCGGTGGCGTTGGCGCGGGTGATGACCTCTTCCTCGGTATCGAAATCCAGCACGCACATGACGGGGCCGAATATTT
This window contains:
- a CDS encoding diguanylate cyclase domain-containing protein, coding for MSRVQDPLLDILVSDTLDSRLTYLLDNIPEMVFIKDREGYYTYMNAAALACLGHDKDYIKGRRLSIFDLTSGETARRIHEMDQGIMAKGVGLYNAEQRVVGPEGSVRWYSGTRIPVRDEAGAIIGLAGISRDITAAKRQETLRKSHASLLEMIVHGEPLPAVLDALVRTVERLLDNVRGSVLLLDDKTARLRHGAAPTLPESYVSLVDGVAVGPKVGSCGTAAWRREAVYVSDTFQDPLWEDFVEIVMRHGLRSCWSTPITGNNGVLLGTFALYSGTVRMPSELEKEIIDMATNIAGIAIDRRRAEDRVHFMAHHDPLTGLSNRNLFWSQFRRALHEAKRESRLVAITYIDLDNFKQINDVYGHATGDEVLRCVAERISSCIRASDIAVRLGGDEFAIIFSNPRHDEAGILARLEEIRGLAGQPIPLETGSISVTCSSGTAFYPSDGETPESLLAKADAAMYQAKKSGRNSIRVFENQNLSGAGI
- a CDS encoding glutathione S-transferase family protein, with the translated sequence MLTIYGVYRSRATRTLWLAGELGIEFKHVPVIQARRVADPLAVDAPLNTLTPSYLAVNPMGTIPCIDDEGMVLYESMAISLYLARKHGGALAPADLAEDAHMMQWSFFAATEIEANALKISSTFAEGLGDSETGKAVIEVAARMLRRPFRVLEQHLSDKEYLVGDRFTVADINAAEVVRYAHAHAPLFDAHPAVKAWLERCQARPAFKAMWDARTAEPA
- a CDS encoding asparaginase, with product MHNPVTVEVTRGNLVESRHKGMAVVVDGNGKTLFAAGDVESGVFPRSACKAMQALFLVESGAADAYGFGNRELALSCASHSGEDAHVELAASMLARAGKDVETLECGAHWSLDQKALIQQARGMDKPTALHNNCSGKHSGFICACCHNDIETKGYVNYEHPLQREIRTTMERLTGTAIAQDNCGVDGCSIPTYAVPLKALAHGFAKMATGQGLEPVRAKASRRLIDACMAEPFYVAGTGRTCTKLMEIAPGKIFAKTGAEGVFVGVLPEQGISIAVKCEDGTTRAAEAMIAALLARYFEKDSAEQAALLSMANRSMKNWNGIHVGDIRVTSALS
- a CDS encoding DUF3750 domain-containing protein, yielding MKFAKRFFAVVFIIYLLPALASAGLWAMKEHPTGYRNARWSSAGILPEAPADKPAAIYIYSAMTGGFKGSIASHAWIVMKPENATSYERYDKVGWGTPIRRNAYAPDAYWYSNMPRKVLELHGDEAERLIPKIQKAIADYPYGKAGGYRIYPGPNSNTFVAHVLRSVPELGVVLPPDAVGRDYLPNGEFFHIADDWKDASFSLGGFFGVSLGARSGFEVNFLGLVAGLDIQHPGLKIPGLGYFGVNSFEPAPERKPVSA
- a CDS encoding chloride channel protein, with amino-acid sequence MPAKYKKMKMVRRSRVVWGSWRIWKPRAVFWIGALAVGIISVGFAKAADWAQHLFLSTTTSGEWTFLLPLIITPLGFMLCAWLAMVVFPNSGGSGIPQAIAARHFHDDEDRSRLLSLKLAVGKIVLTIAGLLSGASIGREGPTVQVGASIMLQAARIGGMAQARGLILAGSAAGIAAAFNTPLAGIVFAIEEMSRTYESRANGLVLTAVILSGMASLGLVGSYTYFGTSTVLMQSAADWGLVVICGIGGGLFGALFSAGALRVSQRVRRWAHTVPLKRMLIVAGICGLASAIIGVATGGATFGTGYEQARAAIEGEAAPSLYFLEKLASTFLAMMSGIPGGIFAPSLSVGAGFGSTVSSVLGTSIGLGAILGMAGYFAGVVQAPMTAFVIILEMTGNHDGVIAIMAASMLGYGTSRLISAEPLYHGLSRVFIAQGIRAKRASHPRAPETGA
- a CDS encoding YlcI/YnfO family protein — protein: MKTASLPSLRVEPEFRDKAESVLREGETLSSFIEGAVRKQVEIRKSQAEFIARGLAAREDAKRTGIYYTADEVLGELKAMLDAKLAEDNKQ
- a CDS encoding type II toxin-antitoxin system RelE/ParE family toxin is translated as MTYQIFLAEKARDDITRLYRYLLDYDKYAAKRAYTAIEKGIRALSDFPMSCRKADSDNPFLRELIIPFGSAGYVVLFEIESSERITILAIRHQREDDYH
- the betA gene encoding choline dehydrogenase, whose translation is MQQADFVIVGSGSAGSAMAYRLSEDGRYSVIVIEAGGSDFGPFIQMPAALAWPMSMKRYNWGYLSEPEPNLNNRRITAPRGKVIGGSSSINGLVYVRGHAEDFNRWEELGAQGWSYADVLPYFKRMEHSHGGEEGWRGTDGPLHVQRGPVKNPLFHAFIQAGQQAGFEMTEDYNGSKQEGFGLMEQTIHNGRRWSAANAYLRPALKRGNVTLVHGFARKIVIENGRATGVEIERNGGVETIKANREVIVSASSFNSPKLLMLSGIGPAQHLAEMGIEVKADRPGVGANLQDHMEFYFQQVSTKPVSLYSWLPWFWQGVAGAQWLMTKGGLGASNQFEACAFLRSSPGLKQPDIQFHFLPVAISYDGKAAAKSHGFQVHVGYNLSKSRGNVTLRSSDPKDDPVIQFNYMSHAEDWEKFRHCVRLTRDIFAQKAFDEFRGPEIQPGENVQSDAEIDAFLREHLESAYHPCGTCRMGAKDDPLAVVDPECRVIGVDGLRVADSSIFPHVTYGNLNGPSIMTGEKAADHILGRQPLPRSNQEPWVNPHAALSDR